A section of the Myxococcus virescens genome encodes:
- the recA gene encoding recombinase RecA: MSKLAEKLKAVAAAVASIEKQFGRGSVMALGGEAREQKVAVIPSGSVGVDRALGVGGYPRGRVVEVFGNESSGKTTLTLHAIAQVQAAGGVAAFIDAEHALDVSYARKLGVRVEELLVSQPDTGEQALEITEHLVRSGAVDLIVVDSVAALVPRAEIEGEMGDAHMGVQARLMSQALRKLTGAVSRSGTCIIFINQIRMKIGVMFGNPETTTGGNALKFYASVRMEIRRTGNIKDGDAVVGSKARVKVVKNKVAPPFQEAEFDLMYGSGIHRVGEVLDLGVATGLIEKSGSHFSLRGERIGQGRERAAEWLREHPDVLEALGKEITGTSALPSSPAPVEVAA; this comes from the coding sequence ATGAGCAAGCTGGCGGAGAAGCTGAAGGCGGTGGCGGCGGCGGTAGCGAGCATCGAGAAGCAGTTCGGACGAGGCTCGGTGATGGCGTTGGGCGGGGAAGCGCGCGAACAGAAGGTCGCCGTCATCCCCTCTGGCTCGGTGGGAGTGGACCGCGCGCTGGGCGTGGGCGGCTACCCCCGGGGCCGTGTGGTGGAGGTCTTCGGGAACGAGTCCTCGGGCAAGACGACGCTCACCCTGCATGCGATTGCACAGGTGCAGGCGGCGGGTGGCGTGGCGGCCTTCATCGACGCGGAGCACGCGCTGGATGTGTCCTACGCGCGAAAGCTGGGCGTCCGAGTGGAGGAGTTGCTCGTGTCGCAACCCGACACCGGCGAACAAGCGCTGGAAATCACGGAGCACCTGGTGCGCTCCGGCGCGGTGGACCTCATCGTCGTCGACTCGGTGGCGGCCCTGGTGCCACGGGCCGAAATCGAGGGCGAGATGGGGGACGCGCACATGGGCGTCCAGGCGAGGCTGATGAGTCAGGCGCTGCGCAAGCTGACGGGCGCGGTGAGCCGCTCGGGCACGTGCATCATCTTCATCAACCAGATTCGGATGAAGATTGGCGTGATGTTCGGCAATCCGGAAACCACCACGGGTGGCAATGCGCTGAAGTTCTACGCATCCGTGCGGATGGAGATTCGCCGCACGGGCAACATCAAGGACGGTGATGCCGTCGTGGGCTCGAAGGCGCGCGTGAAGGTGGTGAAGAACAAGGTCGCCCCGCCCTTCCAGGAAGCGGAGTTCGACCTCATGTACGGCAGCGGCATCCACCGCGTGGGGGAAGTGCTCGACCTCGGCGTGGCCACGGGCCTCATCGAGAAGTCGGGGAGCCACTTCAGCCTGCGCGGCGAACGCATCGGCCAGGGCCGGGAGCGCGCCGCCGAGTGGCTGCGCGAACATCCCGACGTGCTGGAAGCGCTGGGCAAGGAGATTACGGGGACTTCCGCCCTGCCCTCCTCGCCCGCGCCGGTAGAGGTCGCGGCCTAG
- a CDS encoding M23 family metallopeptidase, translated as MRRLSLLAFATACACATRGAEPKMSFEELYATSASQSRAPDAAPAPLRVRPPAPETAPELHAVLAAFASRAQDLRQQVARGGTMPAAQVENWEQVTFALDGFLSRPAAPRVGSGDLLQAQSVLEAELERDGFTYGDMPAPLAEAVVLRVGRLAVRTAELRRLEQPPEPAEEALPRFSWPVEPVSVTSLFGYRWHPVTGVHRRHLGVDLAATQGQPIYTADKGVVLRAGHNGDHGLQVEVQHEGRWVTRYSHLSRVLVDPGEVLERGNAVGLAGETGLATGVHLHFELWRDGRPMDPLEALGDAEPPPEPVPSVARGPGSR; from the coding sequence GTGCGCCGCCTCAGCCTCCTCGCCTTCGCCACAGCTTGTGCCTGCGCTACCCGTGGCGCGGAGCCGAAGATGAGTTTCGAGGAGCTCTACGCCACCTCGGCTTCGCAATCCCGCGCGCCAGATGCAGCGCCCGCGCCCCTTCGAGTGCGACCGCCCGCGCCGGAGACGGCTCCGGAGCTGCATGCCGTGCTCGCCGCCTTCGCGTCGCGAGCACAGGACCTTCGTCAGCAGGTGGCGCGAGGCGGGACGATGCCCGCCGCCCAGGTGGAGAATTGGGAGCAGGTGACCTTCGCATTGGACGGCTTCCTGTCGCGTCCCGCGGCGCCGCGCGTCGGCTCGGGTGATTTGCTGCAGGCCCAGAGCGTCCTGGAGGCCGAACTGGAGCGGGACGGCTTCACCTATGGCGACATGCCGGCCCCGCTGGCCGAGGCGGTGGTGTTGCGCGTGGGCCGACTGGCGGTGCGCACCGCCGAGCTGCGCCGCCTGGAGCAGCCGCCCGAGCCGGCCGAGGAGGCGCTTCCGCGCTTCTCCTGGCCGGTGGAGCCGGTGTCCGTCACCAGCCTCTTCGGTTACCGCTGGCACCCCGTGACAGGCGTGCACCGGCGCCACCTGGGCGTCGACCTGGCCGCGACGCAGGGCCAGCCCATCTACACGGCGGACAAGGGCGTGGTGCTGCGCGCGGGCCACAATGGCGACCATGGCCTCCAGGTGGAGGTCCAGCATGAGGGGCGCTGGGTGACGCGCTACAGCCACCTGTCCCGCGTGCTGGTGGACCCCGGCGAGGTCCTGGAGCGAGGCAACGCCGTGGGGCTGGCCGGGGAGACAGGGCTGGCCACCGGCGTCCACCTCCACTTCGAGCTGTGGCGTGACGGCCGGCCCATGGACCCGCTGGAGGCGCTGGGGGACGCGGAGCCGCCTCCAGAGCCCGTGCCGTCGGTGGCTCGTGGACCCGGAAGCCGCTAG
- a CDS encoding DUF1565 domain-containing protein: protein MRFRTFLPLILLLASACRSTPHHEAQPAASSLPPGTLWVDAAGAEPGDGSRERPLRQLGEALARPGARTVRVAPGRYTGPFLIPPGVRVEGQGPGVVLQAAGAARTVIQVGGGVELSGLVVQGGLWGLEVTDGGHVRLARVGFSGQVTGAVRVEAGRLDVEDSRFEAAPAAMVGVLLESGRAKSPEGGEQSAPRGASSKPEVLSNTDGSMHVPHDSEAATGAGAKQEGPRHAGALVEAHIRGSTFTGPYRRAVRLRGADVRATLEDLQFTGAATAVGVDGAYAEVRRSTAEGGQAAAFSVMDGTLILDEVSVTGHEYGVSAMQARRLDVHRFTSVRAIRAGMGLLMSRVRLRDIVVRDSGAYGGLQFSGGDLDVQGVRVDGAAEYGVMALRGKIRLRDVDIRRVHTADGVTGDGLHLRQVEADVEGVVVRDAQGACVLAAQNARVSLRGAKLETCGYVGLLSDTLARMNAANVDIQGAATALGALGDGELRVESLSASGLETGFVHAECEGATQVHLKKFRSEDTRGLSARCVHTSPK from the coding sequence GTGCGTTTTCGAACCTTCCTGCCTTTGATCCTGCTGCTCGCCAGCGCCTGTCGGAGCACTCCGCATCACGAGGCGCAACCAGCCGCGTCGTCCCTGCCCCCCGGCACCCTCTGGGTGGACGCGGCTGGCGCGGAGCCTGGCGACGGCTCGCGTGAGCGCCCGCTGCGCCAGCTCGGCGAGGCACTGGCGCGGCCCGGAGCCCGGACCGTGCGGGTAGCCCCGGGGCGCTACACAGGGCCGTTCCTGATCCCACCCGGAGTTCGGGTGGAGGGGCAGGGGCCGGGGGTGGTGCTGCAGGCAGCGGGCGCTGCTCGCACGGTCATTCAGGTGGGTGGGGGTGTGGAATTGTCGGGCTTGGTCGTTCAGGGTGGACTCTGGGGGTTGGAGGTCACGGACGGCGGCCATGTCCGGCTGGCGCGAGTGGGCTTCAGCGGGCAGGTGACGGGAGCGGTGCGTGTGGAGGCCGGGCGGCTGGATGTGGAGGACAGCCGGTTCGAGGCGGCGCCAGCGGCCATGGTGGGGGTGTTGCTGGAAAGCGGACGGGCAAAATCTCCGGAGGGCGGCGAGCAATCGGCACCGCGCGGCGCCTCGTCCAAGCCCGAGGTGCTGTCGAACACGGACGGATCCATGCACGTACCTCACGACAGCGAGGCCGCCACGGGGGCTGGAGCGAAGCAGGAAGGCCCGAGACATGCCGGAGCCCTCGTGGAGGCCCACATCCGAGGGAGCACCTTCACCGGCCCCTACCGTCGAGCCGTGCGGCTGCGCGGCGCGGACGTGCGGGCCACGTTGGAGGACCTTCAGTTCACGGGTGCCGCGACGGCGGTCGGCGTGGACGGTGCGTACGCCGAGGTGCGGCGCTCCACCGCGGAAGGTGGGCAGGCGGCGGCTTTCTCGGTGATGGACGGCACCCTCATCCTGGATGAGGTCTCCGTGACGGGGCACGAGTACGGCGTGTCCGCCATGCAAGCACGCAGGCTCGACGTGCACCGCTTCACGTCGGTGCGGGCCATTCGGGCCGGCATGGGACTGTTGATGTCACGCGTCCGGCTCCGGGACATCGTGGTGCGGGACAGCGGCGCCTACGGCGGGCTTCAGTTCTCGGGCGGGGACCTGGACGTCCAGGGCGTTCGGGTGGACGGCGCCGCCGAGTACGGGGTGATGGCGCTGCGTGGAAAGATACGGCTTCGTGACGTGGACATTCGCCGGGTGCACACGGCGGACGGTGTCACCGGGGATGGCCTGCACCTGCGTCAGGTCGAAGCGGACGTGGAGGGCGTCGTGGTGCGCGATGCACAGGGGGCGTGTGTCCTCGCGGCGCAGAATGCCCGCGTGTCACTGCGGGGCGCGAAGCTGGAGACGTGCGGGTACGTGGGCCTGCTATCGGACACCCTGGCGCGCATGAACGCCGCCAACGTGGACATTCAAGGGGCGGCGACGGCGTTGGGCGCTCTGGGAGACGGCGAGCTGCGTGTGGAATCCCTCTCCGCGAGTGGCCTGGAGACGGGGTTCGTCCATGCGGAGTGCGAGGGCGCCACGCAGGTGCACCTGAAGAAATTCCGCTCCGAGGACACGCGAGGCCTGTCGGCGCGCTGTGTCCACACCAGCCCGAAGTGA
- a CDS encoding CinA family nicotinamide mononucleotide deamidase-related protein, whose product MRVELLCTGDELVTGLITDTNSTYLEARLFDLGVKVERVVLVGDVRPDITQALKEAASRADVVVVSGGLGPTADDFTLECAAEAAGVPLEEDAQVLDWLHLRYAARGLSPNPSALRMARVPRGSEPVRNPEGSAPLVVMKLGGAQLFFLPGVPREFKALLEGEVLPRIRATLDARPERTYRAFRLLRTVGIPESELDMAVAPMGPRHPRIVFGFRTHAPENHLKLMAEASSQSEADAALAAVEVECRQMLGTKLFGVDSESYAAVVLETLRRAGATLAVAESCTGGLIAQQLTAVPGSSEVFIGGAVVYSEKMKSAWVGVPPDVLARHTAVSRETAEAMAEGVRDACGTTYGLSVTGYAGPGGGTPEDPVGTVYCALSAPGVPTRCERISVTGDRDRVRLFAASHTLEMLRQHLLAASATP is encoded by the coding sequence ATGCGCGTCGAGCTGCTGTGCACCGGTGACGAGCTCGTCACCGGCCTCATTACGGACACGAACAGCACGTACCTGGAGGCCCGCCTCTTCGACCTTGGCGTCAAGGTGGAGCGCGTGGTCCTGGTGGGTGACGTGCGGCCGGACATCACCCAGGCGCTGAAGGAAGCCGCATCGCGCGCGGACGTGGTGGTGGTTTCGGGGGGCCTGGGGCCCACGGCGGACGACTTCACCCTCGAATGCGCCGCGGAGGCCGCGGGCGTGCCGCTGGAGGAGGATGCCCAGGTCCTCGACTGGCTGCACCTGCGCTACGCCGCGCGAGGCCTGTCGCCCAACCCGAGCGCCCTGCGCATGGCCCGCGTCCCCCGGGGCTCCGAGCCCGTGAGGAACCCCGAGGGCTCCGCGCCACTCGTCGTGATGAAGCTGGGGGGCGCCCAGTTGTTCTTCCTTCCGGGGGTGCCCCGTGAGTTCAAGGCGCTCTTGGAAGGCGAGGTGCTGCCGCGGATCCGCGCGACGCTGGACGCCCGCCCCGAGCGCACCTACCGGGCCTTCCGGCTGCTGCGCACGGTGGGCATCCCGGAGTCGGAGCTCGACATGGCGGTTGCCCCCATGGGTCCCCGGCATCCCCGCATCGTGTTCGGCTTCCGCACCCACGCCCCCGAAAACCACCTGAAGCTGATGGCGGAGGCCTCCTCCCAGTCGGAGGCGGATGCCGCGCTCGCCGCCGTGGAGGTGGAGTGCCGCCAGATGCTGGGCACGAAGCTCTTCGGTGTGGACTCGGAATCGTACGCCGCGGTGGTCCTCGAAACGCTTCGTCGGGCGGGCGCCACGCTGGCGGTGGCGGAGAGCTGCACCGGCGGCCTCATCGCCCAGCAGCTCACGGCCGTGCCGGGCTCCAGCGAGGTCTTCATCGGCGGCGCGGTGGTGTACTCGGAGAAGATGAAATCCGCATGGGTAGGCGTTCCCCCCGACGTGCTCGCACGGCACACGGCTGTCTCGCGCGAGACGGCCGAGGCCATGGCGGAGGGCGTGCGCGATGCCTGTGGCACGACCTACGGCCTGTCGGTGACGGGATACGCGGGGCCTGGCGGCGGCACGCCGGAGGACCCCGTTGGCACCGTGTACTGCGCGCTGTCGGCGCCTGGCGTGCCCACCCGCTGTGAGCGCATCTCTGTCACCGGCGACCGCGACCGCGTGCGTCTGTTCGCTGCTTCCCACACGCTTGAAATGCTGCGGCAGCACCTGCTCGCCGCGTCCGCGACCCCATGA
- the pssA gene encoding CDP-diacylglycerol--serine O-phosphatidyltransferase: protein MMKLRKLMFVLPNLFTVTSIFCGFYAITLCTGDAEPVQLYQAALAIFFAMFFDGFDGRVARLTKTQSDFGVQLDSLADVISFGAAPALLVYKWALEPLGFMGLFIAFSFAACGALRLARFNVLAARNPHGGGGSFFVGLPIPVAAGMLVSVIISHHAATQGEPLAESAVVPMAVAVAGLALLMVSTVRYRTFKDTRPNRKSALAFMLVVVGGTVIATQLHPAWVLVACCGAYLALGLVESAVLVRSRLAARKGAAPCAVAAVAVATVIDDEEEEDAESSQGNDGPAYL, encoded by the coding sequence ATGATGAAGTTGCGGAAACTGATGTTCGTGCTGCCGAATCTCTTCACCGTCACGTCCATTTTCTGCGGCTTCTACGCCATCACCTTGTGCACGGGGGACGCCGAACCGGTGCAGCTGTACCAGGCGGCCCTGGCCATCTTCTTCGCCATGTTCTTCGACGGCTTCGATGGCCGGGTGGCCCGGTTGACGAAGACGCAGAGCGACTTCGGCGTACAGCTCGACAGTCTGGCGGACGTCATCTCCTTCGGAGCGGCGCCCGCTCTCCTGGTGTACAAGTGGGCGCTCGAGCCCCTGGGCTTCATGGGGCTGTTCATCGCGTTCTCCTTCGCGGCCTGTGGTGCATTGCGTCTGGCGCGCTTCAACGTGCTGGCGGCGCGCAACCCGCACGGAGGCGGTGGCAGCTTTTTCGTGGGCCTGCCCATCCCCGTGGCGGCCGGAATGCTGGTCTCCGTCATCATCTCCCACCATGCGGCGACGCAAGGGGAGCCCCTGGCCGAGAGCGCCGTGGTGCCCATGGCGGTGGCGGTGGCGGGCCTGGCGCTGCTGATGGTGTCGACGGTGCGCTACCGCACCTTCAAGGACACGCGGCCCAACCGGAAGAGCGCGCTGGCCTTCATGCTCGTGGTGGTGGGCGGCACGGTGATCGCCACGCAGTTGCACCCGGCCTGGGTGCTGGTGGCGTGCTGCGGCGCCTATCTCGCGCTGGGGCTGGTGGAGTCGGCGGTGCTGGTCCGCAGCCGGCTGGCCGCTCGCAAGGGGGCGGCCCCCTGCGCGGTGGCCGCGGTCGCGGTGGCCACGGTCATCGACGACGAGGAAGAAGAGGACGCGGAGTCCAGCCAGGGCAACGACGGGCCCGCGTACCTCTGA
- the nth gene encoding endonuclease III: MPGRETVAEKRKRALLVMDRLAADMPDARIELDYRTPLELLVAVILSAQCTDKRVNMVTPALFQRFSNAQAYAEAEPSDVEPFIRTCGLYRAKAKNIVAAARSLVQEHAGQVPLKRDALEKLPGVGRKTAGVVCIHLGGDVAFPVDTHVKRLAFRLGFTTKADPDKVEADMQAVLPSERWALGHQLLVWHGRRTCFARSPACERCVVADLCPKKGVKVQKDAGATETPARSPRARAKS; the protein is encoded by the coding sequence GTGCCTGGACGTGAGACAGTCGCCGAGAAGCGAAAGCGCGCGTTGCTGGTGATGGACCGCCTGGCCGCGGACATGCCGGATGCCCGCATCGAGCTGGACTATCGGACGCCCCTGGAGCTGCTGGTGGCCGTCATCCTCTCCGCGCAGTGCACGGACAAGCGCGTCAACATGGTGACGCCGGCTCTCTTCCAGCGCTTCTCCAACGCCCAGGCCTATGCGGAAGCAGAACCGTCGGACGTGGAGCCCTTCATCCGCACCTGCGGCTTGTACCGCGCCAAGGCGAAGAACATCGTCGCGGCCGCCCGGTCGCTGGTGCAGGAGCACGCCGGGCAGGTCCCCTTGAAGCGGGACGCGCTGGAGAAGCTGCCAGGCGTGGGCCGCAAGACAGCGGGCGTGGTGTGCATCCACCTGGGAGGCGACGTGGCCTTCCCCGTGGACACGCACGTGAAGCGGCTCGCCTTCCGGCTCGGGTTCACCACGAAGGCGGACCCGGACAAGGTGGAAGCCGACATGCAGGCCGTGCTGCCGTCGGAGCGGTGGGCCCTGGGCCACCAGCTCCTGGTGTGGCACGGGCGGCGGACCTGCTTTGCCCGCTCGCCCGCGTGTGAGCGCTGCGTCGTCGCGGACCTGTGCCCGAAGAAGGGCGTGAAGGTCCAGAAGGACGCCGGCGCTACGGAGACGCCGGCGCGCTCACCTCGCGCTCGCGCGAAGTCTTGA
- a CDS encoding DUF1285 domain-containing protein, with protein sequence MQPPTGQPPPGKRWHTREDSGIRLDARMRWWHDDEPILHPKIIELFNASLVLDDADRYQLRIGNDWCFIQVEGAAYEVRTVDVTPDERVSVRLSDRTAEALDVASLHLDADGVLSCRVKQGRAQARLSRDAQYQLGQLLEEGPDGGLVLNVGQRKLAVPVELDALASSV encoded by the coding sequence ATGCAACCACCCACTGGACAGCCGCCTCCCGGCAAGCGCTGGCACACCCGTGAGGACAGCGGCATCCGCCTCGACGCCAGGATGCGCTGGTGGCACGACGACGAGCCCATCCTCCATCCCAAAATCATCGAGCTCTTCAACGCCTCGCTCGTGCTGGATGACGCGGACCGCTACCAGCTCCGCATCGGCAACGACTGGTGCTTCATCCAGGTGGAAGGCGCCGCCTACGAGGTCCGGACCGTAGACGTCACTCCCGACGAGCGGGTGTCTGTGCGTCTGAGCGACCGCACCGCCGAGGCGCTGGACGTCGCCAGCCTGCATCTGGACGCGGACGGCGTGTTGTCCTGCCGAGTGAAGCAGGGGCGGGCCCAGGCGCGCCTCTCGCGCGACGCGCAGTACCAACTCGGACAGCTCCTGGAGGAAGGGCCTGACGGCGGGCTCGTGCTGAATGTCGGTCAGCGCAAGCTCGCCGTCCCAGTCGAGCTGGACGCGTTGGCGTCCTCCGTCTAG
- the ltaE gene encoding low-specificity L-threonine aldolase, with protein sequence MKRIDFRSDTVTQPTAAMRRAIAEAEVGDDVYGEDPTVLRLEARVAERLGLEAAVFVPSGTQANQLAIGAHCRAGDEVLTEAGSHILHYEGGAVPALWGVQPQPLPGQRGLLSPEDVSAAVREDNIHNPRTRLLSLENTHNRGGGSVWPVERFRAVVEAARKAGLAVHLDGARLFNAGVALGVPVSAWAALTDTTSVCFSKGLGAPVGSALAGRADVIREARRLRKRLGGGMRQAGILAAAALHALEHHVERLADDHANARRLAAGLAELPGVKVDASRVETNMVFAEFSRSALEMVTRLEQHGVLTNPAGAPRTLRLVTHLDVSAADIDEALQRIRRAVG encoded by the coding sequence ATGAAGCGCATCGACTTCCGTTCCGACACCGTCACCCAGCCCACGGCCGCCATGCGGCGCGCCATCGCCGAAGCCGAAGTGGGGGATGACGTTTATGGCGAAGACCCCACCGTGCTCCGTCTGGAGGCACGGGTGGCTGAACGGCTCGGCTTGGAGGCCGCCGTCTTCGTGCCCTCGGGGACGCAGGCCAACCAACTGGCCATCGGCGCGCATTGCCGGGCGGGCGACGAGGTGCTCACCGAAGCAGGCAGCCACATCCTCCACTACGAAGGGGGCGCGGTTCCCGCCTTGTGGGGCGTGCAGCCGCAGCCGCTGCCAGGACAGCGCGGTCTGCTGTCGCCGGAGGACGTGAGCGCGGCCGTGCGCGAGGACAACATCCACAACCCGCGTACGCGCCTGCTGTCGCTGGAGAACACGCACAACCGGGGTGGGGGTTCGGTATGGCCGGTGGAGCGCTTCCGAGCCGTTGTGGAAGCGGCGCGCAAGGCGGGGCTGGCCGTCCACCTGGATGGAGCCAGGCTCTTCAACGCCGGTGTCGCCCTGGGCGTGCCGGTGTCCGCCTGGGCCGCGCTGACGGACACGACGTCCGTGTGTTTCTCGAAGGGCCTGGGCGCTCCGGTGGGCTCGGCCCTGGCGGGGCGCGCGGACGTCATTCGCGAGGCGCGCCGGCTGCGCAAGCGGCTGGGCGGTGGCATGCGGCAGGCAGGCATCCTGGCGGCGGCCGCGCTGCATGCACTGGAGCACCATGTCGAGCGGCTGGCGGACGACCATGCGAACGCCCGCCGGCTGGCCGCGGGGCTGGCAGAGCTGCCCGGCGTGAAGGTGGACGCCTCGCGGGTGGAGACCAACATGGTCTTCGCGGAGTTCTCCCGGTCCGCTCTGGAGATGGTGACGCGACTGGAGCAGCACGGGGTCCTGACGAACCCCGCGGGTGCTCCCCGGACGCTGCGCCTCGTCACCCACCTGGATGTGTCCGCTGCCGACATCGATGAAGCCCTGCAGCGCATCCGCCGCGCCGTGGGTTGA
- a CDS encoding HU family DNA-binding protein encodes MTKAELVEVVAAQTRLTKKSAAQILDIVFTNIGKAVKKDARFSYPGFGTWSVRSRKARKIRNPQTNEMMKLKASKTIGFRPAKELKNSL; translated from the coding sequence ATGACCAAGGCAGAACTCGTCGAGGTGGTGGCGGCGCAGACACGTCTCACCAAGAAGTCGGCGGCGCAGATCCTCGACATCGTCTTCACCAATATCGGTAAGGCGGTGAAGAAAGACGCCCGCTTCAGCTATCCCGGCTTTGGAACCTGGTCGGTTCGGTCGCGCAAGGCTCGCAAGATTCGCAACCCCCAGACCAACGAGATGATGAAGCTCAAGGCGTCGAAGACGATCGGCTTCCGGCCCGCCAAGGAGCTGAAGAACTCCCTCTAG
- a CDS encoding alpha/beta fold hydrolase, which translates to MDASRWVVWVLVAGVALVLWNVLWVVAVRRWYRPRAELPQVLRARCEDGWELVIHARRAAVRRFEEPVLLCHGLAANRFTFDFEPPYSVAHYLTEAGFDCFSVEWRGTGHSRRPPRGRRYTDFTIDDHILQDGPALLELALKETGAKCAFWLGHSLGGLVGYGVAQGPHGEKLAGLLALGAPVHFKSEPFLRTLISMGVRAAWPARFRQEWMSASLAPFLGYINLPLSDLLVNPKHIPPRIQRQVYANMMSSMSRKVLLQFQDWIEHDMFRSFDRTKDWRAGIAQLQLPLLIMGGSSDRLATPANVESQFALATAPDRTLHIFGTDHGDKMNYGHGDLIFGTGAPSEVYPVIREWLERHASALPAAITAPAPNPVEEEPREPERSVP; encoded by the coding sequence ATGGATGCTTCGCGGTGGGTGGTGTGGGTACTGGTCGCTGGGGTCGCACTCGTTCTGTGGAACGTCCTTTGGGTCGTGGCCGTGCGACGATGGTACCGACCCAGGGCGGAGTTGCCCCAGGTCCTCCGCGCCCGCTGCGAGGACGGATGGGAGCTGGTGATTCACGCGCGACGCGCGGCCGTGCGCCGGTTCGAGGAGCCCGTGTTGCTGTGCCACGGGCTCGCGGCGAACCGGTTCACCTTCGACTTCGAGCCACCCTATTCCGTCGCGCACTACCTGACCGAAGCGGGCTTCGACTGCTTCAGCGTCGAGTGGCGCGGCACCGGGCACTCACGCCGGCCGCCTCGAGGCCGGAGGTACACGGACTTCACCATCGACGACCACATCCTCCAGGATGGACCCGCGCTGTTGGAGCTGGCGTTGAAGGAGACGGGTGCGAAATGCGCCTTCTGGCTCGGCCATTCGCTGGGCGGGCTGGTGGGCTACGGCGTCGCGCAAGGCCCGCACGGGGAGAAGCTTGCGGGGTTGCTCGCGCTGGGCGCTCCCGTGCACTTCAAGTCGGAGCCCTTCCTGCGCACGCTCATCTCCATGGGCGTCCGTGCCGCCTGGCCCGCACGCTTCCGGCAGGAGTGGATGAGCGCCAGCCTCGCGCCGTTCCTGGGCTACATCAACCTGCCCCTGTCGGACCTGCTGGTGAACCCCAAGCACATCCCTCCGCGCATCCAGCGGCAGGTCTACGCGAACATGATGTCGTCGATGAGCCGCAAGGTGCTGCTTCAGTTCCAGGACTGGATTGAGCACGACATGTTCCGCTCCTTCGACCGCACGAAGGACTGGCGCGCTGGCATCGCACAGCTCCAGCTTCCGCTGCTCATCATGGGTGGCAGTTCGGACCGGCTGGCCACGCCGGCCAACGTGGAGTCGCAGTTCGCGCTCGCCACCGCGCCAGACCGCACGCTGCATATCTTCGGCACGGACCATGGCGACAAAATGAACTACGGGCACGGGGACCTCATCTTCGGCACCGGCGCCCCGTCGGAGGTCTATCCCGTCATCCGCGAGTGGCTGGAGCGACATGCCTCCGCCCTGCCCGCCGCCATCACCGCCCCCGCTCCCAACCCAGTGGAAGAGGAGCCTCGCGAGCCGGAGCGCTCCGTCCCGTGA
- the def gene encoding peptide deformylase, with the protein MVREILIWPDPVLKQKAKPVAKVDDSTRTLVKDMFETMYSAEGVGLAAPQIGVLQRVIVLDTTHSQPELKPIAMINPEIIAMEGDTTYNEGCLSIPGEAADVDRAAVVTVKFLDPDGQEQTLRCDGLLSIAVQHETDHLNGTVFVDHISSLKREFIRKRMKRLKTSREREVSAPASP; encoded by the coding sequence ATGGTCCGTGAGATCCTCATCTGGCCCGACCCTGTCCTGAAGCAGAAGGCCAAGCCGGTGGCGAAGGTGGATGACTCCACCCGCACGCTGGTGAAGGACATGTTCGAAACGATGTACTCCGCTGAAGGCGTGGGCCTGGCCGCCCCGCAAATCGGCGTGCTCCAGCGCGTCATCGTGCTGGACACCACGCACAGCCAGCCGGAGCTGAAGCCCATTGCGATGATCAATCCGGAGATCATCGCCATGGAAGGCGACACGACCTACAACGAGGGTTGCCTGTCCATCCCTGGCGAGGCCGCGGATGTCGACCGGGCCGCCGTGGTCACCGTGAAGTTCCTGGACCCGGACGGTCAGGAGCAGACGCTGCGCTGTGACGGGCTGCTGTCCATCGCGGTGCAGCACGAGACGGACCATCTCAACGGCACTGTCTTCGTGGACCACATCTCGTCCCTGAAGCGCGAGTTCATCCGCAAGCGGATGAAGCGCCTCAAGACTTCGCGCGAGCGCGAGGTGAGCGCGCCGGCGTCTCCGTAG